In Stenotrophomonas sp. 610A2, one DNA window encodes the following:
- a CDS encoding pyridoxal phosphate-dependent aminotransferase, protein MSSPVKPLATRERLSEVRYEIRGELARRARELEAQGRKLIKLNIGNPGAFGFRAPAHLQHAIADDMGRTDPYTHQQGLPVAREAIAAAYARRGAPDAVADRVFLGNGVSELIDLSLRALLNPGDEVLVPSPDYPLWSAATILNDGRPVYYRCRPENGFLPDPVEMEALVSSRTRAIVLINPNNPVGASYPRELLEKIVAIARKHNLLLLVDEIYDQILYDGTQFQPVAPLAGDHPCLTFSGLSKVHRACGWRVGWMLLSGAGEQLGEFRAALDLLSALRLCANVPGQYAIEAAVNGPDTISELCSPGGRLYETRRAVIEACEASEHLSLVAPSGALYAFPAVVGPAAQGFDDHDFALQLMEEEGVLVVPGSSFNVPYRNHFRVTLLPEASVMREVFGRIDKLLSRRAEAVTKVVQLKPRSAVG, encoded by the coding sequence ATGTCAAGCCCTGTCAAACCGCTAGCTACCCGTGAACGCCTGTCCGAAGTCCGCTACGAAATCCGTGGTGAACTGGCCCGACGAGCGCGGGAGCTGGAGGCCCAGGGCCGCAAGCTGATCAAGCTCAACATCGGCAATCCCGGTGCATTCGGTTTCCGCGCGCCTGCACACCTGCAGCACGCCATCGCCGATGACATGGGCCGTACGGATCCCTACACCCATCAGCAGGGTCTTCCGGTCGCACGTGAAGCCATCGCCGCCGCCTACGCCCGCCGTGGCGCGCCCGATGCCGTGGCTGACCGCGTGTTCCTGGGCAATGGCGTGTCCGAGCTGATCGACCTGTCGCTGCGCGCCCTGCTCAACCCGGGCGACGAAGTGTTGGTGCCGTCGCCGGATTACCCGCTGTGGTCGGCTGCCACCATCCTCAACGATGGCCGCCCGGTGTATTACCGCTGCCGTCCGGAAAACGGCTTCCTGCCTGATCCGGTGGAGATGGAAGCGCTGGTGTCCTCGCGCACCCGCGCCATCGTGCTGATCAACCCGAACAACCCGGTCGGCGCCAGCTACCCGCGCGAGCTGCTGGAAAAAATCGTCGCCATCGCCCGCAAGCACAACCTGTTGCTGCTGGTGGACGAAATCTACGACCAGATCCTGTACGACGGCACCCAGTTCCAGCCGGTCGCACCGCTGGCCGGCGATCATCCCTGCCTGACCTTCAGCGGCCTCAGCAAGGTGCATCGCGCCTGCGGTTGGCGCGTGGGCTGGATGCTGCTGTCCGGTGCCGGCGAGCAGCTGGGTGAATTCCGCGCCGCGCTCGACCTGCTCAGCGCCCTGCGCCTGTGTGCCAACGTGCCGGGTCAGTACGCGATCGAAGCAGCGGTCAACGGCCCGGACACCATTTCCGAACTGTGCAGCCCCGGCGGCCGCCTGTACGAAACCCGCCGCGCGGTGATCGAGGCCTGTGAGGCCAGCGAGCACCTGTCGCTGGTGGCACCGTCCGGCGCGCTGTACGCATTCCCGGCAGTCGTTGGCCCCGCCGCGCAAGGCTTCGACGACCACGACTTCGCCCTCCAATTGATGGAAGAAGAAGGCGTGCTGGTGGTACCGGGTTCCAGCTTCAACGTGCCCTACCGCAACCACTTCCGGGTGACCCTGCTGCCCGAGGCCAGCGTGATGCGCGAGGTCTTCGGCCGCATCGACAAGCTGCTCAGCCGCCGTGCAGAAGCAGTCACCAAGGTCGTGCAGCTCAAACCGCGCAGTGCGGTCGGCTGA
- a CDS encoding SGNH/GDSL hydrolase family protein, with protein sequence MTETTATSTRYLALGDSYTIGEGVLQAGTWPFQLAAALRAQGIELDDPQVIATTGWTTDELAAAIDAEAPQGPYALVSLLIGVNNQYRGRPLAEYRQQFEQLLQRAIALAGEDPRRVLVLSTPDWGFTPYAQQNGRDAAQVAREIDDFNAAAHACCGDYGVAFVDITPTSRDAGETAEMLADDGLHPSAAMYQRWMQAALPVAAELLQAPPST encoded by the coding sequence ATGACCGAAACCACAGCCACTTCCACGCGCTACCTGGCGCTGGGCGACTCCTACACCATCGGTGAAGGCGTGCTGCAGGCCGGTACCTGGCCGTTCCAGCTCGCCGCCGCGCTACGTGCACAAGGCATTGAGCTGGACGACCCGCAGGTCATCGCCACCACCGGCTGGACCACCGACGAGCTGGCTGCCGCCATCGACGCCGAGGCCCCGCAAGGGCCGTACGCACTGGTGAGCCTGCTGATCGGGGTCAACAACCAGTACCGCGGACGGCCGCTGGCCGAGTACCGGCAGCAGTTCGAGCAACTGCTGCAGCGCGCGATCGCCCTGGCCGGCGAAGACCCGCGACGGGTGCTGGTGCTGTCCACGCCGGACTGGGGCTTTACCCCGTACGCGCAGCAGAACGGCCGCGATGCAGCCCAGGTCGCCCGCGAAATCGACGACTTCAACGCTGCCGCGCATGCCTGCTGCGGTGACTACGGCGTCGCCTTCGTCGACATCACCCCGACCAGCCGCGACGCTGGAGAAACGGCGGAAATGCTGGCCGATGATGGCCTGCATCCCTCGGCCGCGATGTACCAGCGCTGGATGCAGGCGGCCTTGCCGGTCGCTGCCGAACTCCTGCAGGCGCCGCCCTCGACGTGA
- a CDS encoding class I SAM-dependent methyltransferase, whose protein sequence is MTGQAGNHAFPADAAKAIAGAFAPTRPWGNRWDYYYTLGKLRSDPLYPGVLQALRGSTAPVLDMGCGLGLLAHALRHDGQQLPYRGVDNDAAKIQRATKVAARTGLDASTFEVMDLATTLPSHRGSVAILDVLQYLPDEAQQALLRSVAAMLGDDGRLVMRMALADHTRRGRISRIGDRAANLIGWMQSRPRHYPDAESLRCLLQQCGLTVSLTPLYGNTPFNNWLLVAERG, encoded by the coding sequence GTGACGGGGCAGGCCGGCAATCACGCCTTCCCGGCCGATGCCGCCAAGGCCATTGCCGGCGCCTTTGCACCAACGCGTCCCTGGGGTAACCGCTGGGACTACTACTACACGCTGGGCAAACTGCGCAGCGATCCGCTTTATCCCGGTGTACTCCAGGCCCTGCGCGGCAGCACCGCGCCAGTGCTGGACATGGGTTGCGGGCTGGGCCTGCTTGCCCATGCATTGCGCCACGATGGCCAGCAGCTGCCATACCGGGGCGTCGACAACGACGCTGCCAAGATCCAGCGCGCGACCAAGGTTGCCGCGCGCACAGGCCTGGACGCCAGCACGTTCGAAGTCATGGACCTCGCTACCACCCTGCCCAGCCACCGCGGCAGCGTCGCCATTCTGGATGTCCTGCAATACCTGCCCGACGAGGCCCAACAGGCCCTGCTCCGCAGCGTGGCGGCCATGCTGGGGGACGACGGCCGACTGGTGATGCGCATGGCCTTGGCCGATCACACCCGCCGTGGCCGCATATCGCGCATCGGCGACCGCGCCGCCAACCTGATCGGCTGGATGCAATCCAGGCCCCGCCACTACCCGGATGCCGAATCTCTGCGCTGTTTGCTGCAACAATGCGGCCTGACCGTCAGCCTCACCCCGCTGTACGGCAACACCCCATTCAACAACTGGCTGCTGGTCGCCGAACGCGGTTGA
- a CDS encoding DUF6172 family protein → MKKTYSLAIEGKHPDRLLEASKHDIRKYTKRERGKALPAGADSWGFDSKLGVDEASAKPVGYDELFRAIDALVAAGNTQFYVEVVSKPAKRSPRPVAEAAPAAETDFED, encoded by the coding sequence GTGAAGAAGACCTATAGCCTCGCCATCGAAGGCAAGCACCCCGACCGCCTGCTGGAAGCCAGCAAGCACGACATCCGCAAGTACACCAAGCGTGAGCGCGGCAAGGCACTGCCGGCCGGCGCCGATTCCTGGGGTTTCGACAGCAAGCTGGGCGTGGACGAAGCCTCGGCCAAGCCGGTGGGGTATGACGAACTGTTCCGCGCAATCGACGCGCTGGTGGCCGCTGGCAACACCCAGTTCTACGTCGAAGTCGTGAGCAAGCCGGCCAAGCGCAGCCCGCGCCCGGTGGCTGAAGCCGCTCCGGCAGCAGAGACCGACTTCGAAGATTGA
- a CDS encoding DEAD/DEAH box helicase, whose protein sequence is MPFSQLGLSPYVLPALQQALQQAGYLAPTPIQQQAVPLLLKGRDVVALAPTGSGKTAAYVLPALQRFFMATPRKPRVLAELILVPTRELALQVSDVFTTLGRELPRRPHLVCAVGGVSINPQMMSLRGGADIVVATPGRLLDLLAHNALSLKQVQLLVLDEADRLLELGFGDELRQILAELPVKRQTALFSATFAADIQALAAAGLHEPQRLEIGEQSAPDIEQRTIHVDSTRRAELLLSLLEDPQWQQVLVFVGSIRDGDRLASQLRKADINAQALHGELSQGRRFRMLQDFKDGQTRVLVATDLAARGIDITRLPVVVNYDLPRAPADYLHRIGRTGRAGEKGLALSFVDSAAMAHWRLICKRHGLPNAAEVIEGFEPTQAAPVASVVADDNGGIKGRRPSKKDRLRAAAAGKAEP, encoded by the coding sequence ATGCCTTTCTCCCAACTTGGCCTGTCTCCCTACGTGCTGCCAGCGCTGCAGCAGGCCTTGCAGCAGGCCGGCTATCTGGCGCCAACGCCGATCCAGCAGCAGGCCGTGCCCTTGCTGCTGAAGGGACGCGATGTGGTGGCGCTTGCACCCACCGGTTCCGGCAAGACCGCTGCCTACGTGCTGCCGGCATTGCAGCGCTTCTTCATGGCCACGCCACGCAAGCCGCGCGTGCTGGCCGAGCTGATCCTGGTGCCGACCCGTGAGCTGGCCCTGCAGGTCAGCGATGTGTTCACCACCTTGGGCCGCGAGCTGCCGCGTCGGCCGCATCTGGTCTGTGCGGTCGGCGGTGTGTCGATCAATCCGCAGATGATGTCGCTGCGTGGTGGTGCCGACATCGTCGTGGCGACCCCGGGACGCTTGTTGGACCTGCTGGCGCATAACGCGTTGTCATTGAAGCAAGTGCAGCTGCTGGTGCTGGATGAAGCCGACCGTCTGCTGGAGCTGGGCTTTGGCGATGAGCTGCGGCAGATCCTGGCCGAGTTGCCGGTAAAGCGGCAGACCGCCTTGTTCTCGGCAACCTTTGCTGCGGATATCCAAGCCTTGGCAGCGGCTGGCCTGCATGAACCGCAGCGCTTGGAAATCGGCGAGCAGTCGGCGCCGGATATCGAGCAGCGGACCATCCATGTCGATAGTACCCGGCGCGCCGAGTTGCTGCTGTCCTTGCTGGAAGACCCGCAGTGGCAGCAGGTGTTGGTGTTTGTCGGCAGCATCCGTGACGGTGACCGCTTGGCGTCACAGCTGCGCAAAGCCGATATCAATGCGCAGGCACTGCACGGCGAACTGTCGCAGGGGCGACGCTTCCGCATGTTGCAGGATTTCAAGGATGGTCAAACGCGGGTGCTGGTCGCGACCGACCTGGCTGCCCGCGGCATCGATATCACCCGTTTGCCGGTGGTGGTGAATTACGACCTGCCGCGTGCGCCGGCCGACTACCTGCACCGCATCGGCCGTACCGGCCGGGCAGGGGAGAAGGGATTGGCGCTGAGTTTCGTCGATTCGGCTGCGATGGCGCATTGGCGCCTGATCTGCAAACGCCATGGGCTGCCGAACGCGGCCGAGGTGATCGAGGGCTTTGAGCCTACGCAGGCAGCACCGGTGGCCAGCGTGGTCGCCGACGACAACGGCGGCATCAAGGGCCGCAGGCCGAGCAAGAAGGATCGCCTGCGGGCGGCAGCGGCGGGAAAGGCCGAGCCCTGA
- a CDS encoding polysaccharide deacetylase family protein, which yields MTAPETLHRIPVHPWRWLPWLVLSQALVVLLWWQLGWIWGLPLLLLSHALFIVPIFLPNSRFYAPVVSRAPGQDVWLTIDDGPSEQTLAVLDLLDRHDAKATFFMVGERAQARPELVHEVLRRGHDLGNHSHSHPQARFWALGPVQMAREIGQCQQALTAIAGAPPRWYRSVVGMTNPFVAAALKRHGLVRIGWSARGYDGVNCTPEGVVSRIAPDLAPGAIVLLHEGAAHGHNLAIVAAVLQQLQVRGLRARLPQATA from the coding sequence ATGACTGCCCCGGAAACCCTGCATCGCATTCCCGTACACCCTTGGCGCTGGTTGCCTTGGCTGGTTCTCTCGCAAGCGCTGGTTGTGCTGCTGTGGTGGCAGTTGGGCTGGATCTGGGGCCTGCCCCTGCTGCTGCTCAGCCACGCGTTGTTCATCGTGCCGATATTCCTGCCCAACAGCCGTTTCTATGCGCCGGTCGTCAGCCGTGCGCCCGGCCAGGACGTGTGGCTGACCATCGACGATGGCCCATCCGAGCAGACCCTGGCGGTGCTGGATCTGCTCGACCGGCACGATGCCAAGGCCACCTTCTTCATGGTCGGCGAGCGCGCGCAGGCGCGTCCGGAGCTGGTCCATGAGGTGCTGCGGCGCGGGCATGATCTGGGCAATCACAGCCATTCACACCCGCAGGCGCGCTTCTGGGCGCTGGGCCCGGTACAGATGGCGCGTGAGATTGGCCAATGCCAGCAGGCGCTGACCGCCATCGCCGGAGCGCCGCCGCGCTGGTACCGCTCGGTAGTCGGCATGACCAACCCGTTCGTGGCGGCTGCACTCAAGCGCCACGGCCTGGTGCGGATTGGCTGGAGCGCCCGCGGCTACGATGGCGTGAACTGCACGCCGGAAGGTGTGGTTTCGCGGATTGCGCCTGATCTGGCACCCGGCGCCATCGTCCTGTTGCATGAAGGTGCCGCCCACGGCCACAACCTGGCCATCGTTGCGGCAGTGCTGCAGCAGCTGCAGGTGCGTGGCCTGCGTGCCCGCCTGCCGCAGGCAACAGCGTAG